A stretch of Bacillota bacterium DNA encodes these proteins:
- the flhF gene encoding flagellar biosynthesis protein FlhF: protein MRIKRYVGWDVQSTFKRIRAELGPDAVILRVKKLPWPHPFRAFLRDRAEVVAAVGPDIPAAEPQAKTLGMAAPLEGQARGTAINVPVLNDPPSIDSVSSSIGSDPLASLRDDLAEIKSTLKVLSLNGSEAREGAAKGTAKWLKSGKGREFYQILLDQDVDEELAGVIMQEAFGSQKAKGKKTDGRKESSTPETQLEEIIRKIIQTGGPIDLTPGQCKTVILVGPTGVGKTTTIAKLAAHLGVISKKKVSLITADTYRVAAVDQLKTYAEIMGMDLRVVHTPQEMRAAINEFSGSDLILVDTAGRSPKNTLEIGELKAMVDAARPGEVHLVLSVATKPRDLLDIVARFSPVGIDSIIFTKLDETSYLGGLLTVAHKTGKPISYVTTGQSVPEDIAVADASHLAKSILSGGSHERPSRQLATNS from the coding sequence ATGAGAATTAAGAGATATGTTGGGTGGGACGTTCAGTCGACTTTCAAGAGAATCAGGGCAGAGCTAGGACCGGATGCCGTTATCTTGAGGGTGAAGAAACTACCGTGGCCTCATCCTTTCCGGGCTTTTCTCCGCGATCGCGCGGAGGTGGTGGCGGCAGTCGGCCCTGATATTCCGGCGGCGGAGCCGCAGGCCAAGACGCTGGGGATGGCAGCACCCCTTGAGGGACAGGCTAGGGGTACAGCGATAAATGTCCCGGTGCTTAATGATCCCCCCTCTATTGATTCTGTCAGCAGTTCTATTGGCAGCGACCCTCTGGCGAGCTTAAGGGACGATCTTGCCGAGATAAAATCCACGTTGAAGGTTCTTTCTTTGAATGGCTCTGAGGCCAGGGAAGGAGCGGCCAAGGGGACAGCGAAGTGGTTGAAGTCAGGCAAGGGCAGGGAGTTTTATCAGATCCTTTTGGACCAGGATGTGGACGAAGAATTGGCAGGCGTCATAATGCAGGAGGCCTTTGGCAGCCAGAAGGCAAAGGGGAAGAAGACTGATGGAAGGAAAGAGTCTTCAACTCCTGAAACGCAGCTTGAAGAAATTATCAGGAAGATCATTCAAACTGGTGGACCTATAGACCTCACACCGGGCCAATGCAAGACCGTCATTCTGGTGGGGCCTACGGGGGTCGGTAAGACCACCACCATCGCAAAGCTTGCCGCCCATCTCGGCGTCATCTCAAAGAAGAAGGTCTCTCTGATCACGGCGGACACCTATCGGGTGGCGGCTGTCGATCAGCTTAAGACCTATGCCGAGATCATGGGGATGGACCTGAGAGTGGTACATACTCCACAGGAGATGCGGGCGGCCATAAATGAATTCTCCGGCTCAGATCTGATTTTAGTGGATACAGCCGGCAGGAGCCCCAAAAATACTCTTGAAATCGGCGAACTCAAGGCCATGGTAGATGCGGCGAGGCCTGGGGAAGTACATCTGGTGCTCAGTGTCGCCACTAAGCCAAGGGATCTCCTCGACATAGTCGCCAGGTTCTCGCCTGTGGGCATTGACAGCATAATCTTCACCAAACTGGATGAGACATCATACCTCGGTGGACTCCTGACGGTGGCGCATAAGACAGGGAAGCCTATCTCTTATGTCACTACAGGGCAAAGTGTCCCAGAGGACATAGCCGTTGCTGACGCGAGTCATCTTGCAAAGTCGATCCTCTCAGGAGGTAGCCATGAACGACCAAGCAGGCAGCTTGCGACAAATAGTTGA
- a CDS encoding P-loop NTPase, translated as MPGSESGMSQLRCSYIIVVTGGKGAVGKTSLSLNLAVAMACLGNRVTVLDVGTESAISTLLGIQSDAREALSVPGDTPHVATFTEGTCSLKILHGGDRVPDFVHDTSSNGSCGLLVIDAGEALKDGASCFLKAADLVIVVTTPELSAITDAYAAIKVTKQENPSSKVGVVINMVSSESEGRSVVARLNLVAVRFLGDRIHGMGFVPRDPLVMKSAMAQRPFILANPDAPSSLSVKRLAQRVSSDMIVTEGVSDARP; from the coding sequence TTGCCGGGAAGTGAATCAGGAATGAGCCAGCTGCGCTGCAGCTACATAATTGTCGTCACAGGCGGGAAAGGCGCAGTTGGAAAGACCAGTCTCTCCTTAAACCTTGCCGTTGCAATGGCCTGTCTCGGCAATAGGGTGACTGTGCTGGATGTGGGCACCGAATCGGCTATCAGCACTCTTTTGGGCATTCAGTCGGATGCCAGGGAGGCTTTGAGCGTCCCTGGAGACACACCGCACGTTGCCACTTTCACTGAAGGAACTTGCAGCCTTAAGATCTTGCATGGCGGTGATAGGGTCCCGGATTTTGTTCATGACACGAGTTCCAATGGGTCTTGCGGGTTGCTTGTCATAGACGCCGGCGAAGCGCTCAAGGATGGCGCCTCATGCTTTCTGAAAGCGGCAGATCTGGTCATAGTGGTCACAACCCCTGAACTCAGCGCCATTACGGACGCCTATGCAGCCATCAAGGTCACAAAACAGGAAAACCCATCTTCAAAGGTTGGCGTCGTCATCAATATGGTGTCCAGTGAATCAGAAGGACGCTCCGTTGTGGCAAGGCTCAACCTGGTAGCGGTACGTTTCTTGGGTGATAGAATCCATGGGATGGGCTTTGTGCCAAGGGACCCCCTTGTGATGAAATCGGCTATGGCTCAGAGGCCGTTCATCCTTGCCAATCCAGACGCTCCGTCGAGCCTCTCTGTGAAGAGGTTGGCCCAGCGAGTTTCATCTGACATGATAGTGACGGAGGGGGTTAGCGATGCCAGGCCGTGA